A window of Ictidomys tridecemlineatus isolate mIctTri1 chromosome 15, mIctTri1.hap1, whole genome shotgun sequence contains these coding sequences:
- the LOC101967208 gene encoding major allergen I polypeptide chain 1 — translation MKPASALVLLGTALLLILGANCDICPAVKKDVEIFMKGTLEEYVAYVSRFQSNPLVLNNAKILKQCIDAKLTEEDKDLVLSGLDKVYASDLC, via the exons ATGAAGCCAGCTAGTGCTCTTGTGCTGCTGGGCACTGCTCTCCTCCTGATCTTGGGTGCAA ATTGTGATATTTGCCCGGCTGTGAAAAAGGATGTTGAGATTTTCATGAAGGGTACCCTCGAAGAATATGTTGCATACGTGTCAAGATTCCAAAGTAACCCTTTAGTATTGAACAATGCTAAAATACTAAAGCAATGCATTGATGCCAAGCTGACAGAAGAGGATAAGGATCTGGTGCTCAGTGGGCTG GATAAAGTATATGCAAGTGATCTGTGTTGA